The Bacillota bacterium genome contains a region encoding:
- a CDS encoding D-alanyl-D-alanine carboxypeptidase → MSRPELALFRFGIMATVVLLLAALAMSKVEAAPAAGEVDLKITSPSAILVEAGSGTVLWEKDADQRRPIASVTKIMTLALVMEALESGRISLDDVVTASEHAASMGGSQIWLEVGEQMAVSELLRAVAIESANDASVALAEHVAGTEEAFVDMMNAKAREIGANNTSFINATGLPGSTPEEDCFSTARDVAIMSRELLKYPKIHEWLTIWIGYVRDGKNMLTNTNRLIRFYEGADGLKTGYTDRSKYCLSATALRNGVRMVSVVLSAPTSDVRFSDARKLLDYGFRVCEAKVVARAGQEIAKVRVAKGVAETVPLTVDRDLSVVVRRGEEAKIEARLTVPNVVMAPVSQGQAVGKMSAFRDGVEVGAVDVVSAQDVKRASLVPLVVRSTRGIFRSIFLFRS, encoded by the coding sequence TTGTCGCGCCCAGAACTTGCCCTCTTTCGGTTTGGTATTATGGCCACGGTTGTGCTTCTGCTTGCGGCCCTTGCAATGTCGAAGGTGGAAGCCGCGCCGGCCGCGGGGGAAGTAGACCTCAAGATCACATCCCCGTCGGCTATCCTGGTGGAGGCGGGGTCCGGGACAGTGCTCTGGGAAAAAGACGCTGACCAGAGGCGCCCGATCGCGAGCGTCACGAAGATCATGACCTTGGCTCTCGTGATGGAGGCTTTGGAGTCGGGACGTATCAGCCTAGATGATGTTGTTACTGCATCAGAGCACGCCGCGTCGATGGGGGGCTCTCAGATATGGCTGGAAGTCGGAGAGCAGATGGCCGTCTCCGAGCTGCTGCGGGCGGTCGCAATAGAGTCCGCGAATGACGCATCCGTGGCTCTTGCTGAACATGTCGCAGGCACGGAGGAGGCCTTCGTGGACATGATGAACGCGAAGGCCCGGGAGATAGGAGCAAACAACACCTCGTTCATAAATGCCACCGGTCTGCCCGGCAGCACTCCAGAAGAGGACTGCTTCTCGACCGCCCGCGACGTCGCAATTATGTCGCGGGAGTTGCTCAAGTATCCCAAGATACACGAGTGGCTGACCATCTGGATCGGGTACGTGCGTGACGGGAAGAACATGCTCACCAACACCAACAGGCTGATCCGGTTCTACGAGGGGGCGGACGGCCTCAAGACCGGATACACCGACCGGTCGAAGTATTGTCTGTCAGCCACAGCACTCCGAAACGGAGTGCGCATGGTGTCTGTGGTGCTTAGTGCACCCACCAGTGACGTGCGGTTCTCTGACGCTCGGAAACTCCTGGACTATGGCTTCCGCGTGTGTGAAGCGAAGGTCGTGGCTCGAGCTGGCCAGGAAATCGCGAAGGTGAGAGTGGCGAAGGGTGTCGCGGAGACTGTTCCTCTCACAGTGGACCGGGACCTGTCCGTGGTGGTGAGGCGGGGTGAGGAAGCGAAGATCGAAGCGCGGCTGACTGTCCCGAACGTGGTCATGGCGCCGGTGTCGCAGGGCCAGGCGGTGGGCAAGATGTCCGCATTCCGAGATGGCGTGGAGGTCGGAGCAGTCGACGTGGTCTCTGCGCAAGATGTGAAGCGCGCTTCCCTCGTCCCTCTCGTGGTCCGTTCCACCCGGGGGATATTCAGATCGATCTTCCTTTTCCGGTCGTGA
- a CDS encoding pyrimidine-nucleoside phosphorylase, whose amino-acid sequence MRVPDIIAKKRDGGELSREEIEFMIRGATSGEIPDYQMTALLMAVYFRGMTPEETTALTLAMAHSGALVDLAGIRGVKVDKHSTGGVGDTTTLVLAPLVAAAGARVAKMSGRGLGHTGGTLDKLESIPGFRISLAPSEFIAQVNTVGVAVVGQTADVAPADKILYALRDVTATVDSIPLIAASIMSKKIATGADVIVLDVKVGSGAFMRSLADARNLASLMVEIGRMSGRRTAAVISDMSQPLGRAVGNSLEVREAVHTLRGEGSRRLLELCLELASRMTVLAGVHEELGTAREHLEMLIKSGVALAKLRDMVAAQGGDPTYVDFPERLPVAPFERAVVARGSGHVARADALTLGRAAMAMGAGRARKEDPIDLSVGLVTHAEVGDEVHAGQCLATLYASSRDKLEEGASIADGAFSISETPVAAPPLVYEAVDA is encoded by the coding sequence GTGAGAGTCCCGGACATCATAGCGAAGAAGCGTGACGGGGGTGAGCTTTCGCGGGAAGAGATCGAGTTCATGATCAGAGGGGCAACCAGCGGTGAGATCCCAGACTATCAAATGACCGCCCTTCTAATGGCGGTGTACTTCCGTGGCATGACACCCGAGGAGACGACTGCCCTCACTCTCGCGATGGCGCATTCCGGCGCGTTGGTCGACCTTGCAGGAATCCGAGGAGTCAAAGTCGACAAGCACAGCACGGGAGGGGTAGGCGATACCACTACCCTAGTTCTTGCACCTCTGGTGGCGGCAGCGGGAGCGCGCGTGGCCAAGATGTCCGGTCGGGGGCTCGGACACACCGGCGGGACCTTGGACAAACTCGAATCGATCCCTGGCTTCCGGATCTCGCTCGCTCCCAGCGAGTTCATCGCCCAGGTAAACACTGTGGGGGTTGCCGTGGTAGGCCAGACCGCGGACGTCGCGCCGGCGGACAAGATCCTCTATGCGCTCAGGGATGTCACCGCCACGGTGGACAGTATCCCTTTGATTGCCGCCAGCATAATGAGCAAGAAGATCGCAACCGGGGCTGATGTCATCGTACTCGATGTCAAAGTGGGTTCTGGGGCGTTCATGCGTTCGCTTGCAGATGCCAGAAACCTCGCTTCTCTGATGGTCGAGATAGGCCGGATGTCCGGAAGACGGACGGCCGCAGTCATATCGGACATGAGCCAACCGCTTGGGCGAGCGGTCGGCAACTCTCTGGAGGTTCGAGAGGCCGTCCACACTCTGAGAGGTGAAGGATCTCGGAGGCTGCTCGAGCTCTGCCTCGAACTGGCGTCGAGGATGACGGTGCTCGCCGGGGTGCACGAGGAGCTCGGCACGGCCCGGGAACACCTGGAGATGTTGATCAAGTCCGGGGTTGCCCTCGCAAAACTGAGAGACATGGTGGCGGCACAGGGTGGCGACCCCACGTACGTAGACTTCCCGGAGCGCCTCCCGGTCGCGCCCTTTGAGCGGGCGGTGGTGGCTCGGGGCTCTGGGCACGTAGCCCGGGCGGACGCCCTGACGCTTGGGCGCGCGGCAATGGCCATGGGTGCGGGACGAGCGCGGAAGGAGGATCCCATCGATCTTTCCGTGGGCCTTGTGACTCATGCGGAAGTAGGCGATGAGGTGCACGCGGGGCAATGTCTCGCGACTCTCTACGCGTCCAGCCGCGATAAGCTTGAGGAAGGAGCTTCCATAGCAGACGGGGCTTTCTCCATCAGCGAAACGCCAGTCGCTGCACCCCCTCTGGTATATGAGGCTGTGGACGCGTGA
- the xerD gene encoding site-specific tyrosine recombinase XerD — translation MLPCVEEYLNYLAVERGLSENTLSAYARDLTIFGVYLARLNRGSDNPEDRDIFDASPSSVAGFVAETISSGGAPTSAARKLSAIRGLFKFLVREGHMDRDPTLNLEAPKRPQRLPRVLSVSEVDKLLSRGGKGDARGLRDRAMLELLYASGLRVSELISLRTADVNLELGCVRCVGKGNRERIVPVGACAVEALRRYLAAGRRALGGATSDESLFLTNRGRGMTRQAFWKIIKRRAAACGIRVEITPHTLRHSFATHLLANGADLRSVQEMLGHADIRTTQIYTHLTRAKLREVYNRYHPRA, via the coding sequence GTGCTGCCTTGTGTAGAGGAGTACCTCAACTACCTTGCGGTGGAGCGTGGGCTCTCTGAGAACACGCTCTCGGCGTACGCCCGCGACCTGACGATCTTCGGGGTATACCTGGCCAGGCTGAATAGGGGATCAGACAATCCCGAGGACAGAGACATCTTCGATGCTTCCCCTTCCTCGGTGGCTGGATTCGTCGCTGAGACTATTAGCTCAGGGGGAGCGCCAACGTCCGCCGCGCGGAAGCTCTCGGCTATCAGGGGCCTGTTCAAGTTCCTAGTGCGCGAAGGTCACATGGACAGGGATCCCACCCTCAACCTTGAAGCCCCGAAGAGGCCGCAAAGGCTTCCCAGAGTCCTGTCTGTGAGTGAGGTGGACAAGCTTCTATCCCGGGGTGGAAAAGGGGACGCCAGGGGCTTGAGAGACCGTGCAATGCTTGAACTGCTCTATGCGTCTGGGTTGCGTGTGTCAGAGCTGATCTCGCTCCGCACCGCTGATGTGAACCTGGAACTAGGATGTGTGAGGTGCGTGGGTAAGGGCAACCGCGAGAGAATAGTGCCGGTCGGCGCGTGTGCGGTAGAGGCGCTTCGCCGTTACCTGGCGGCGGGTCGGAGGGCCCTCGGGGGTGCGACGTCGGACGAGTCCCTCTTCCTCACGAACCGGGGACGAGGCATGACGCGCCAGGCGTTCTGGAAGATAATCAAGCGCAGGGCGGCTGCTTGTGGGATCAGGGTGGAGATAACCCCTCACACCCTGCGTCATTCCTTCGCGACGCATCTTCTGGCAAACGGGGCTGACCTCCGGTCTGTTCAAGAGATGCTCGGGCACGCGGACATCCGGACTACTCAGATCTACACACACCTGACCCGGGCCAAGCTCCGGGAGGTGTACAACCGATACCACCCCAGGGCGTAG
- the spoIIM gene encoding stage II sporulation protein M — MVKAGTFSELVFAHVRSNIVTYSLLFAVFLTGICFGAVYASILREGSAEVFEYLETGLLSLRRTLPEDHTPAVSNSLAANLNAAAIIWALGVTVVGLPGIFVVLFVRGFSAGFTVAFMVREMAAPGVAAALASVLPHNVLAVPALLIVAAASSAFSWSVVKKRLLAMEADPGVAFAKSAFAAGAAALLLVLASFVQVYVSPALLVMAARFAS, encoded by the coding sequence ATGGTGAAGGCAGGCACCTTCTCGGAACTCGTCTTCGCCCACGTTCGCTCCAACATCGTGACATATTCCTTGCTCTTTGCGGTGTTCTTGACAGGCATCTGCTTCGGCGCGGTCTATGCGTCCATTCTTCGTGAAGGCAGTGCGGAGGTTTTCGAGTATCTCGAAACCGGGCTTCTGAGCCTCAGACGGACTCTGCCTGAGGACCACACCCCGGCTGTGTCCAACTCCCTGGCAGCGAACCTGAACGCCGCCGCGATTATCTGGGCCTTAGGTGTGACGGTTGTGGGGCTGCCCGGGATTTTCGTCGTCCTCTTCGTCAGGGGGTTTTCTGCCGGTTTCACAGTCGCTTTCATGGTGCGGGAGATGGCGGCGCCGGGAGTGGCGGCTGCCCTGGCGTCGGTGCTGCCCCACAATGTCCTGGCTGTGCCCGCTCTTCTCATCGTGGCCGCAGCCTCGTCCGCGTTTTCCTGGTCCGTGGTGAAAAAGCGACTTCTGGCCATGGAGGCTGATCCCGGCGTCGCGTTCGCGAAGTCCGCGTTCGCAGCAGGGGCCGCGGCGTTGCTCCTAGTCCTTGCGTCTTTCGTTCAGGTGTATGTCTCTCCGGCGCTTCTCGTCATGGCCGCAAGGTTCGCCTCCTGA